TACATATAGGGAGTACTAAGCTAACCGAAGCATGGCATCGATTTGAACATAAGTGAGAACTTTGGGACCTCATTCTCGCTTTATTTCCAAATGAAATAAAGGGTTAAAGACCTCTTCTCTAAAAGAAATATTTGAGTCTCTCCGATCTTTCGAAAGAGATGTACTCCCTTCGTTTCATATTAGTCACTTTAATTTTAtcccaaatcaaacatttctAACTTTGACTAAGAATACATAAAAACACACATCATGGAATCGACCTTAAATTATATCTTAATGGTGCatttattattaattatccTTTGATAGATTATTAGTGTCTCCATGTGTAAAGGAGGCCAACGCCTGATAGTACCGTTAGAGTACTGCACAGAGTACCAGCACATCAGTCAGACGACCAAATCATCCTGTAGAGAAAATTAGGCATTTCTTCCGATACGATTTTTTTAGTAGCCATGTCGTCATCTTGGAGTTGCCAatagcaatatatatatatatatatatatatatatatatatatatatatatatatatatatatatatatatatatatatatatatatatatatatatacttgacTCTTATGTTGGAATTTGTATATACAGAAAAGATTCTATCTACACGCGCGTGCACATGTAGCTACTTCCTGGATCTCGTGACATAGTTCGTATCTAATCCGATGGAGAGTATGTGTACGTGGACTATGTGATTGTACTAGACCATTTATGATGGTATATATGTTGGGTATGTGCTCGTATATACATCATGTAGACATACTTATTTTATACACCAATACTAATACTTATTTTATACACCAATACTAAGGTATAATCATAATATATTTATAAGTAGGCATGCTTTTGAAATATTTATATATACCCCTTTGGATTATGTTAGAATTAATACATGAACATACTCAAAATGATAATTGAGTATGTAGACATACACATGGTGGTATACTGATGATGGGAGTAGATACACACGAGTGTTTATATTTGCAACAGATTATTTCCGGTGTGCCTAGCTTGTACCTATGTATGTTACAAAAATTTAGCTCAAAAAACCAACACCACAACTTCAACTATAGGTAAAATGAGACACATGTAACACGAGAAACCACACATTAGCACATATGCATGATATCCATGCAATACATCTCGATCACGAGAAACTATAAGTAATATAGGTTTTGGTATATGGTGCACACTGACCTTGCATATATTTCCCGATCCAATGAATAACAAATATGAACGTTTAGAAGAGTAGGTGGTTAATAACTTCCTGACTCAATttctgatgttaggagtgaaaGATCAAACTCAAAGCTTAAGCTTGAGTATATGGAGAGTTCTTATAAGTCGAAAACTTTCCTCGGGTGAAGGGAAAATTTGTCTCTAAAAAAATAACCACTAATAATAATAATGCCCTTCATTTTGAGTAGAGTTCTGGGGGCTAATGATGGATATAGGAATACAATCACTAGTAGAAAAGGGGCTATTGGTCCACCAAAAGTATAGGTATGAACTAGACTAGGTATGGACAATACCAGTATTTTTGCATTGGGAGTGGACCGAAGGGTCTGGGGCCTTTAAAACTGGGTGGTGACACCACCCAGTACTAAAAACCGGGTGGTGTAACCGCCTGGTGCTAAAGTTTTCACGCCCACATTAGTACGGTTGGTAACACCATCTGGTATTGAAAGCTGCTCCACAGGTTACTTCAAAAGTAAAGTATCCCTCTTTTGATCACACTGGCTatataggtgagatggtaagagaGGTACGCGTGAGGCAAGAGATTGTGAGTTTGAAACCTTGGCCACCGCACATGCGCGTATTTTGCGTGAAATGCGCGGGCCTCTTCCCaagtttaatatattttttttgactaAAAGTCTTGGTCTCGCTGTACCGGTTGGCCcttttcaaccggtgctcatGACCCTTTTTCTACTAGTGAATGTATATGCCAAAAAAACCAGTACTTGCAATATGGTATTTCACAAAGAGTAATATATAGTGAAGTAATAATCAGGGGAAGTCCGGTATGATACAACTAGTATATTTCTAAGGAGATTGAAAACAAAATCTCCCCTATTACTTTGGAGGAGAAGCTTAGGAGTCCAGATGAATACGATAATGTTGGAGTGCTCTAAATTATAAGTTACTTTAGTTCCATCGTAAGTTAAACTTATCTAATTTTGAACACATTTTTAAAAATACATTGACATACACAATATCAAATAAATGaactataaaaatatttttcatgattatcTATAAACTTGATGAAAGTTTGACTTTTTTAATTTAggataaaataaactaaagctACTTCTAAATTGAAATAGAGGGTGTTTAGTAAGGGGCCGGAGATAAACCGCCCTAGAAGGGCACCACGAGAAGCCATGACGGTCGAGCTCTTTCCGGTACTCTAGCCCTATTACAGATTTCATTTTCTTTATTTGTGATTAGGATCAGATACCATCATATACTCAGTCCACACATACATATACAAGAATAGCACATGCAGCACATAGGGTATCACTCCACACCAGAGGTGGTCCGAATCTGTATAAATCTTATGTTTCGTGTGCGTTCAGAtcccggccgggccgggccggggtaATCCCCAGCCAGAGTCGATTATTCAATTTTTTATGGTACCCTTTATTAACTAAGAAAAGTACCTCATGAGCTTAGTGTATGCCTAATGAACCAGAGACCATATCCACATATATACTTGGCTGAACTTTAAGCTCGAGAGTTTTTCAAATGGTGCCCTTGAACCTAGCTAGATCGCTTTATATCTGAGATGCGAGCTAAGCTGCATGCCATAATTAGATCACCATATCGATCACCCCTGTGAAAGCAATCGGTAAGGGCCGCTGAAACGACGACAGCCTCTACAAAGGCCGTACATCCCCTATCACTTAGAAAATACTGCTTTTGTCACGTCACCTTTCACGGCTCGCCCAGTGTCCTTCTTTTCCACCCTTCATCACTGTGCACTCCATGTCTCAGTCACTTCACATCTCTCCTTTTTAGGCCAAACACCACCCCCACCAGCCCCTGCGCTCCACCCTAAAAATAGAAGCAGCAGCATGCAATTCCCCACACCTTCAAACAGATCATGAAGCTGGTGGTGCTCTCCCTGCAGATCCCCAATCACCAGATGATGGGCCTCCTATGAGTGAACCAGCAGCCTGCAGCAACTGttactactaccgccaccggcCAGCACTGGGAAAGAGTAAGAAGAAGCAGATGAGATCAACCAGCTAGCGGCTATCTTCCAGACCAGTCCAATGCTTACTGATCGACCCTTAACCCTATCTTCTTGCTTAATTATGTGATCATTGCCTCTCTGATGCTCCGTGGATGATCTTGTGCAGACTCAAGAAGTCAGCCTCCAATTCGTACACCACCTGCAGTGAGATCCAAGCTCGCTCGGCTGCTAACTCCACCCAAAGGTAACCTGTTCCTTTCTTTATTCTTTTTACGGATAAGAATTTCCCACACAGAAAGAGACATATATCTGTTCTAGTCCTCTCTCGGATGTATCTGCATCAGGCCACTTCAATCTTCTGAGCACCAACTCCCAAACAGATCCCTCCAATCCCAGCAGCCTGTGTGTGCTAcaaaaatgctagctcatgcgCGCACAATGACACAAgtaatcatttttttttgaataaagacACAAGTAATCATTGAACTCATCATGCTTACGAGAAGATGGAGTAAACCTCTTTACCAATATTAGTATTATATTGATACGCAAATTAAATAGTCATTTCATTGGGCGAAGAACAGTAAGGTTGATCGATCCCTAGCTACTGGATTAATTTAACTAAGAGCGAGGAAATCGTTTCAGCTCACACGCACACTGCtgctttctcttcttcctcgtagctagctagctgatcCACCATGGACATGTCGCCGAACCCCGACAGCCCCTCGTCGGGAgggggcaacggcggcggcatcgggtcgagcagcggcggcgcttcgCCGTCCGTTGGTTCGATGACGCCGCAGTCGCCGAGCCGGTACGAGGCGCAGAAGCGGCGCGACTGGAACACGTTCGGGCAGTACCTGCGGAACCACCGGCCGCCGCTGAGCCTGGCGCAGTGCAGCGGCGCCCACGTGCTCGAGTTCCTCCGCTACCTGGACCAATTCGGCAAGACCAAGGTGCACGGCGCGGCGTGCCCCTTCTTCGGCCACCCGaacccgccggcgccgtgcccCTGCCCGCTCCGCCAGGCCTGGGGCAGCCTCGACGCCCTCGtgggccgcctccgcgccgccttcGAGGAGAACGGAGGCCGCCCGGAGTCCAACCCcttcgccgcgcgcgccgtccgCCTCTACCTCCGCGAGGTCCGCGAGCACCaggcccgcgcccgcggcgtcAGCTACGAGAAGAAGAAGCGCAAGAAgccgcagcagctgctgcagggcgacggcagcggcggccttcACGGCCACccccaccagccgccgccgcctccgcccgccggcgccgcctgctGATGAGCTCGATCGATCTGGTCGACCGAAGGCGCCTCGATCGCCCAGCCTCCTATTTGGCTGGTATGATGCCAGATTGAGCTCGAGCATCTACATATAT
This sequence is a window from Panicum virgatum strain AP13 chromosome 7K, P.virgatum_v5, whole genome shotgun sequence. Protein-coding genes within it:
- the LOC120642551 gene encoding protein G1-like4, with the protein product MDMSPNPDSPSSGGGNGGGIGSSSGGASPSVGSMTPQSPSRYEAQKRRDWNTFGQYLRNHRPPLSLAQCSGAHVLEFLRYLDQFGKTKVHGAACPFFGHPNPPAPCPCPLRQAWGSLDALVGRLRAAFEENGGRPESNPFAARAVRLYLREVREHQARARGVSYEKKKRKKPQQLLQGDGSGGLHGHPHQPPPPPPAGAAC